In Osmia bicornis bicornis chromosome 1, iOsmBic2.1, whole genome shotgun sequence, the following proteins share a genomic window:
- the LOC114876386 gene encoding MAP7 domain-containing protein 2-like isoform X21, with translation MHWFAQIGGDDASPDSSDVKRRQSIYDEDSLDGDHPTENEGRESAGSAKDVDRAKLVRERQNEERQRKLEELRQQALAAQRFREQREEERRRRIDELRSRDNDRRNQVEERKRLICEAERERREAILRKNQEREARIEKRKKNDRSHIVFAFGSSTPRMLEPADTGGSTFWGTRRATSTTNVMMFSAAQPLTRRSSERELDGSKKRATSAGGLDRKPGEDMRMSSSMYEVFNWNSSPDPPLTPAKHKRASLSLPPTTDIFAIDDKSDSDTRRPMIQRAASGEESDGTPGTPGSVYLRVNRRRTDLMPTIPSPRDGPPTSGRSSSAKAFTRSPGRTYSMSRLDQLAQPRKRPTELSTLTEQQSQPLSASSMSRSMSHLAASGAKSLKRSDNSRSMGTLPGAVPMPRPTRAERLRRKAREHQNQQQQGIRSGEVTPNSPSRPHSSMSQQSASSVGSSNVNLRPRTAAPRRPRPASIAGTGVSITERHNLVSDTKLTKDSKPPLPKVHSTPKKPSTPKATEARRPTEKLVKNAKASPRITPKATPLQSPGAENVPLIRECAGEIIKNEGKEDVKLEDKQEEKKDQGTEKTQQEISEHGREEVKKQVIIEQPVSKQAKDETNLNQDSQETPKVTKKEDTKNEKKEAETKSESNTEEQVDMSASMIAKIRITTEEEAKAAIAERRRLAREQAEREAELERQRQEEEARLEAERLRAEEEEQRRLEEETLRLANEAREAEEQRLRLAIEEAKRREEEDRRRREEEARQKQEKEEADRKAREEEERQRIEMAERLKREEEERIARRKRVEAIMIRTRGKNQSNTPTKGEGGDGDKLKEDSPNDENKTAPGSKGEDVMTASLISEATQQFISGEQRAHHTENNTTTDIVHNGTHSNGINENKIVLDNNQGNVEELNGHHTNHGNGINSQSITLDNATVKQNNVTNNLLDLTEFDSLSNSSSGPILQLTSNMENEDTLNSNLNPAAIPFTPMANTYMPTAANANVNPFQDSFINNKPQDNSQVPDLLS, from the exons ATGCATTGGTTCGCCCAAATCGGAGGTGACGACGCCTCCCCCGATTCGTCAG ATGTGAAGCGCCGCCAAAGTATCTACGACGAGGACTCCCTCGACGGCGATCATCCTACCGAGAATGAAG GACGCGAGTCGGCGGGAAGCGCGAAAGACGTGGACAGGGCGAAGCTCGTCCGTGAGAGACAGAACGAGGAACGACAACGGAAATTGGAGGAGTTGAGACAGCAAGCCTTAGCCGCGCAACGCTTCCGGGAGCAACGGGAAGAAGAACGCAGACGGCGCATCGACGAGCTCAGATCGCGTGACAACGACAG ACGGAACCAAGTGGAAGAAAGGAAACGGTTGATATGCGAGGCCGAAAGAGAAAGACGGGAGGCTATCCTGCGAAAGAACCAGGAGAGAGAGGCGCGTAtagagaagaggaagaagaacgaCAGGTCGCACATCGTGTTCGCGTTCGGAAGTTCTACCCCGAGGATGTTGGAGCCAGCTGATACAGGTGGTTCCACTTTTTGGGGAACGCGTAGAGCAACGTCCACCACTAACGTGATGATGTTCTCAGCTGCTCAGCCGTTAACCAGGAGGTCCTCCGAAAGAGAGCTCGATGGAAGCAAGAAACGAGCCACTTCCGCCGGTGGGCTTGACCGGAAACCTGGCGAAG ATATGCGAATGTCCTCGTCCATGTACGAGGTGTTCAATTGGAATTCTAGCCCTGATCCTCCCTTAACCCCTGCCAAACATAAGAGAGCCAGCCTCTCTCTGCCTCCTACAACTGACATCTTTGCCATCGATGATAAGTCTGATAGCGACACTAGGCGTCCGATGATTCAGCGGGCTGCCAGTG GTGAAGAGAGCGACGGAACGCCGGGAACACCTGGCTCGGTTTATCTACGAGTGAACAGGAGACGCACCGATCTGATGCCAACGATACCGTCGCCACGCGATGGACCACCAACTTCCGGTCGCAGTTCGAGCGCAAAGGCCTTCACGCGTTCGCCAGGTAGGACTTACTCCATGTCCAGGCTGGACCAACTGGCGCAGCCTAGGAAACGTCCGACAGAACTTAGCACACTGACGGAACAGCAAAGCCAGCCTCTGAGCGCTTCTAGCATGAGTCGCAGCATGTCACATTTAGCTGCGTCCGGGGCCAAGAGCCTCAAACGCTCAGATAACTCTCGTAGCATGGGTACATTGCCGGGGGCGGTTCCAATGCCGAGACCAACCAGGGCCGAGAGACTACGTCGCAAAGCCCGCGAGCATCAGAACCAACAGCAGCAAG GCATCCGCAGCGGGGAGGTGACACCGAACAGCCCATCTCGGCCTCACAGCTCCATGAGTCAGCAAAGCGCCAGCAGTGTGGGCAGCAGTAACGTCAATCTGCGTCCTCGCACAGCTGCCCCGCGTCGACCGCGACCTGCTTCTATTGCCGGTACCGGTGTTTCGATCACAGAACGACACA ATTTGGTGAGCGACACAAAGTTGACGAAGGATTCGAAGCCGCCACTGCCAAAGGTCCACAGCACTCCAAAGAAACCTTCTACACCAAAAGCGACAGAGGCGAGGAGACCGACGGAGAAGTTGGTGAAGAACGCAAAGGCGTCCCCGCGGATAACGCCGAAAGCGACCCCGTTACAGAGCCCGGGCGCCGAGAATGTTCCTCTTATTCGCGAATGCGCCGGCGAGATAATCAAGAACGAAGGCAAAGAGGATGTCAAGTTGGAGGACaagcaagaagaaaagaaagatcaAGGCACCGAGAAGACGCAA CAGGAAATAAGCGAACACGGTAGGGAAGAAGTGAAGAAGCAAGTCATTATCGAGCAGCCAGTTTCCAAACAGGCGAAGGACGAGACTAACTTGAATCAGGATAGCCAAGAAACACCTAAAGTCACTAAGAAAGAAGATACGAAGAACGAGAAGAAAGAAGCGGAAACAAAATCAGAAAGCAACACGGAAGAACAAGTCGACATGTCAG CTTCGATGATTGCGAAGATCCGAATTACCACGGAAGAAGAAGCTAAAGCAGCTATAGCGGAACGCAGAAGACTGGCCAGAGAACAGGCTGAAAGGGAAGCGGAACTCGAACGCCAACGACAG GAAGAAGAGGCGCGTTTAGAGGCCGAGAGATTGCGTgccgaagaagaagaacagcGACGTTTGGAAGAAGAAACGCTGCGTTTGGCCAACGAGGCACGAGAAGCTGAAGAACAGAGACTGAGATTGGCGATCGAAGAAGCGAAACGTCGCGAAGAAGAGGATAggagaagaagagaggaaGAGGCTCGTCAGAaacaagagaaagaagaggctgATCGAAAGgcaagagaagaagaagaaag ACAGCGGATCGAAATGGCGGAGCGGCTTAAGAGGGAAGAAGAAGAGCGAATCGCTAGACGTAAACGCGTCGAGGCAATAATGATTAGAACTCGAGGGAAGAATCAGAGCAATACACCTACCAAG GGAGAAGGTGGTGATGGCGATAAACTGAAAGAAGACAGTCCtaacgatgaaaataaaacgGCACCGGGTAGCAAAGGTGAAGATGTTATGACGGCCAGTCTGATATCCGAGGCGACCCAGCAATTTATTAGCGGTGAACAACGGGCTCATCATACTGAGAACAATACTACTACGGACATTGTGCATAACGGCACGCATAGTAACGgcattaatgaaaataaaattgtattggATAATAATCAGGGTAATGTGGAAGAACTGAACGGTCATCATACGAATCACGGAAACGGTATCAACAGTCAATCGATTACACTGGACAATGCCACCGT CAAACAAAACAACGTGACCAACAACCTGTTAGACCTAACGGAATTCGACTCTCTCAGTAATAGCAGTAGTGGTCCAATACTTCAACTGACATCAAATATGGAGAACGAAGACACCCTCAACTCGAACCTAAATCCAGCAGCTATACCTTTCACCCCAATGGCGAACACGTACATGCCTACTGCTGCTAATGCCAATGTTAATCCGTTCCAGGATTCTTTTATCAACAACAAACCACAAGATAATAGTCAAGTACCAG ATCTTTTATCATAA